In the Fibrobacter sp. UWR4 genome, one interval contains:
- a CDS encoding alpha-amylase/4-alpha-glucanotransferase domain-containing protein yields the protein MEPTLSMVLQLPPSTAYEKLDAVAKNLLMGIGKMLESGKVRFSIFLDGPTLEAAHRVAGPLTFGRLRKAVEEGYLEILGGGFLDPMLPLFPTVLQSAQLEQHGKLVQKLFDIEPAGYFNSSMVWEMEMTELLEKNRFEYALVQESALQDALGRSTSVSGWYSVEDKGSFLRVVPVSEKLSQAIANDDFNWVEIAEPYCRDGRSAVVVLDIPPKPGDIVPFVERLIDFIETNDVATKTVGSAVNDQNPEGRLSFLVSAGRRIGLPATAKTCRELLVRRPEINLFHKILLSLFRRGTAGLKDKTQQKFLETLYPAMSPIYYRDMQDSEGMRTPMVRFWGYRFLTEASAFLSENLSFDGIRMEIADFLLEGRKLIAAESHSYTFILDYFSGGVLRYLNAKMSSFNVLGSWHDDGEAAVGFQDYLLPNIDYSAAKLDQVLADRENSLTAPYDYKFKRNEDGSEILLLSEQPVSRAEEQGMLHVEKNFALSSDGSDFSLSYHLENVAEALQKGFFGFLLETGLAACERGDGAVVVDGKELKFDFKSPMIYPEAKTLEIVDSYTSSHLHLVFDKETNILLSPIFGASSASAAPDALQGVRVFPFWKVSLENQDIFDVKVNVRFSRR from the coding sequence ATGGAACCTACCTTATCTATGGTGTTGCAGTTGCCGCCTTCTACAGCTTATGAGAAGCTGGATGCGGTTGCGAAGAACTTGCTGATGGGCATCGGAAAGATGCTTGAATCGGGCAAGGTGCGTTTTTCGATTTTTTTGGATGGACCGACTCTTGAAGCTGCTCATAGGGTTGCAGGGCCTCTTACTTTCGGACGCTTGAGAAAGGCTGTAGAAGAGGGATACCTGGAAATTTTGGGCGGTGGGTTCCTTGACCCTATGTTGCCTCTGTTCCCTACGGTGTTACAGTCCGCACAATTGGAGCAGCATGGCAAGCTTGTACAGAAACTTTTTGATATAGAACCTGCTGGCTACTTCAATTCCTCTATGGTGTGGGAAATGGAGATGACGGAACTTCTGGAGAAGAACCGTTTTGAATACGCCTTGGTTCAGGAGTCTGCTCTTCAGGATGCTCTCGGACGCTCTACGTCTGTTTCTGGATGGTATTCCGTGGAAGACAAGGGTTCCTTCCTGCGTGTGGTGCCGGTATCTGAAAAGCTTTCCCAGGCGATTGCAAATGACGATTTTAACTGGGTTGAAATTGCGGAACCTTATTGCCGTGATGGTAGGTCTGCTGTTGTCGTTCTGGATATCCCGCCCAAGCCGGGGGACATAGTTCCTTTTGTGGAACGACTGATTGACTTTATTGAAACGAACGACGTTGCTACCAAGACTGTGGGAAGTGCTGTCAACGACCAGAATCCTGAGGGTCGACTGAGTTTTCTTGTTTCTGCGGGAAGGCGTATTGGTTTGCCCGCTACTGCAAAGACTTGTCGCGAATTGTTGGTGCGTCGTCCTGAAATCAATTTGTTCCACAAGATCCTTCTTTCCTTGTTCCGTCGCGGGACGGCAGGCTTGAAGGATAAGACTCAACAGAAGTTTCTTGAAACGCTTTACCCTGCGATGTCTCCCATTTATTATCGTGACATGCAGGACTCCGAAGGTATGCGTACCCCTATGGTGCGTTTCTGGGGGTATCGTTTCTTGACGGAAGCGTCTGCTTTCCTTTCCGAGAATCTTTCCTTTGATGGTATTCGAATGGAGATTGCGGATTTCCTTCTGGAAGGGCGTAAATTAATTGCGGCAGAAAGCCATTCTTATACATTCATACTGGATTATTTCAGCGGTGGTGTACTTCGTTATTTGAATGCCAAGATGTCCTCCTTTAATGTGCTTGGTTCCTGGCATGACGATGGTGAAGCTGCTGTGGGCTTCCAGGATTATTTGCTTCCAAACATTGACTACAGTGCTGCTAAGCTGGACCAGGTTTTGGCCGATCGCGAGAATTCCCTTACAGCGCCCTATGATTACAAGTTTAAGCGCAACGAAGATGGCTCTGAAATCCTGCTTTTGTCTGAACAGCCTGTTTCTAGAGCCGAAGAGCAGGGAATGCTCCATGTGGAGAAAAACTTTGCCTTGTCTTCAGATGGATCCGACTTCAGCTTGAGTTATCATCTGGAAAATGTTGCGGAAGCGCTGCAAAAAGGATTCTTCGGATTCCTGTTGGAGACGGGTCTTGCTGCCTGCGAACGTGGCGATGGCGCTGTCGTGGTGGATGGTAAGGAATTGAAGTTTGACTTTAAGTCTCCTATGATCTATCCGGAAGCAAAGACTTTGGAAATTGTGGATTCCTACACGTCTAGCCACTTGCATCTTGTGTTTGATAAAGAGACCAATATCCTTCTGTCTCCTATCTTCGGTGCGTCTTCTGCGTCTGCGGCTCCTGATGCCTTGCAGGGGGTCCGTGTATTCCCGTTCTGGAAAGTATCGCTTGAAAACCAGGATATTTTTGACGTCAAGGTCAACGTACGCTTTTCCAGGAGGTAG
- a CDS encoding lytic transglycosylase domain-containing protein, whose amino-acid sequence MESLAVEETELRNQLEQLAGYGKWTIEYVKIDKALNYLSKNKLTNEQRVMLTEQLWQISRSYATDPLLILAVVAQESHGNPNARGRVRSGKFSGALGLMQIKLETAKSMSARFGLKIETEEDLLRPEINVTVGTAYLIRLIAKYGNWKDALVAYNLGHSAVDRLLEQGNPLPTTYYERVTAKYRNLLSLSFL is encoded by the coding sequence ATGGAATCTCTTGCGGTGGAGGAGACGGAACTTCGTAACCAGTTGGAACAATTGGCTGGTTATGGCAAGTGGACAATCGAGTATGTGAAAATTGATAAGGCCCTGAACTATCTTAGTAAGAACAAACTAACGAATGAGCAGAGGGTCATGCTGACGGAACAGCTTTGGCAAATTTCCAGATCCTATGCGACGGATCCCCTGCTGATCTTGGCGGTGGTTGCCCAGGAAAGTCATGGAAATCCTAATGCCCGCGGGCGAGTCCGTTCCGGAAAGTTTTCGGGTGCACTGGGCTTGATGCAGATTAAGCTTGAAACCGCAAAATCCATGAGTGCTCGCTTTGGCCTGAAAATCGAGACTGAAGAGGACTTGTTGCGTCCCGAAATTAATGTGACTGTTGGTACTGCATATCTGATCCGCCTGATTGCCAAGTATGGTAATTGGAAGGACGCTCTTGTGGCGTATAACTTGGGACATTCGGCTGTGGACCGCCTGCTTGAACAGGGAAACCCGTTGCCTACCACCTATTACGAACGGGTGACCGCTAAATACAGGAATCTTTTAAGCCTGTCATTTCTGTAA
- a CDS encoding TolC family protein: MLRVLFTSLLLVSVVLAGEVRYDLSRFVEQGMENDPQLDETRQGTQAKKDKIRALKAEAILPTFYVSMMVGPAPGLKQELDGGDTVDVYDFTKMGPFWGVEGKFIQPLNFGQYNSGKMALEADLQQKTYEIENKLNKKEVELQSYYYNYLLALEMTRLAEDAQKQVDNAYDKMEEALDEDDGTVSQMDFLNLKAKMHTVKEGVIDAQLGMKRVQLAIRFSLGLKDGDTFVAEDSLLLPRSERMPTLDEVRSLTSTTHPELKQLEAGLKARRVQMDLAEAKLAPEFFVMGQFKYVKSWAGNRKIMQKDAFAEDAVNKLDGLIGVGLRYNLNFWKNWEKFRASRTEYKGLQLKERYAEEGLVAKAEEQYYQLQAAKEKMDALKESLRASESILKGAAMQYDLDKSKTGDLVSAYTQNVSMKKDYYFAVCKYNVEFAQLIFTMGYSLKEFHSVFK; this comes from the coding sequence ATGTTGCGTGTTTTGTTTACATCTCTGCTTCTGGTAAGTGTTGTCTTGGCTGGCGAGGTCCGCTATGACCTTTCCCGCTTTGTGGAACAGGGAATGGAAAATGATCCCCAGCTGGATGAGACCAGACAGGGAACTCAAGCTAAGAAAGACAAGATTCGCGCTTTGAAGGCAGAAGCCATTCTCCCCACATTTTACGTTTCCATGATGGTAGGCCCTGCTCCAGGCCTGAAGCAGGAACTGGATGGTGGCGATACTGTCGATGTGTATGACTTTACCAAGATGGGGCCGTTCTGGGGTGTGGAAGGCAAGTTTATCCAGCCGCTGAATTTCGGTCAGTACAATTCCGGAAAGATGGCTCTGGAAGCGGATCTTCAGCAGAAAACTTACGAAATCGAGAACAAGCTGAACAAGAAGGAAGTTGAACTTCAGAGTTACTATTACAACTACCTGCTGGCTCTCGAAATGACCCGCCTGGCGGAAGACGCACAGAAGCAGGTGGACAATGCCTACGACAAGATGGAAGAAGCTCTTGACGAAGACGATGGCACTGTTTCCCAGATGGATTTCCTGAATCTGAAAGCCAAGATGCACACCGTGAAGGAAGGTGTGATTGATGCCCAGTTGGGAATGAAGCGTGTCCAGCTTGCAATCCGCTTTTCTCTGGGCTTGAAGGATGGCGATACTTTCGTTGCGGAAGATTCCCTCCTGTTGCCTCGTTCCGAAAGGATGCCTACTCTGGATGAAGTACGTTCCCTGACTTCAACCACCCATCCGGAACTGAAACAGCTGGAAGCGGGTCTTAAGGCTCGTCGTGTCCAGATGGATCTGGCGGAAGCGAAGCTTGCTCCGGAATTCTTTGTGATGGGCCAGTTCAAATACGTGAAGAGCTGGGCCGGCAACAGAAAGATTATGCAGAAGGATGCCTTTGCCGAGGACGCCGTGAATAAGCTGGATGGTCTTATTGGTGTCGGCCTCCGTTACAATTTGAATTTCTGGAAGAACTGGGAAAAGTTCCGTGCCAGCCGTACCGAATACAAGGGCTTGCAGCTGAAGGAGCGCTATGCTGAAGAAGGCCTGGTCGCAAAGGCCGAGGAACAGTACTATCAGCTCCAGGCTGCCAAGGAAAAGATGGACGCCCTCAAGGAAAGTCTCCGTGCATCGGAATCTATTCTGAAGGGTGCTGCCATGCAGTATGATTTGGACAAGTCCAAGACAGGCGACCTGGTATCCGCCTACACTCAGAATGTGAGCATGAAGAAGGATTACTACTTCGCAGTCTGTAAATATAACGTGGAGTTTGCCCAGCTGATTTTTACTATGGGCTATTCCCTGAAAGAATTCCACAGCGTGTTTAAGTAA
- a CDS encoding phospholipid-binding protein MlaC has translation MVKKLMIALALASVMGFAADDPVSAIKKKDVELQTLLKKSSRNAKETERVKALLNDSFNFEELARKSLAADVWKAQDEASQKKFVAEFQRMVRNSSAKRLEVYRADSTVYEPAKMKGDKDARVIAHLWNKGKESVLEYKMSQVDGNWKAWDLVIDDLSTARNYKDQFGQILKNKSFAELIDVISKKADEAEK, from the coding sequence ATGGTTAAGAAACTGATGATTGCTTTGGCTCTCGCTTCCGTGATGGGCTTTGCTGCAGATGATCCTGTCTCTGCGATCAAGAAGAAGGATGTGGAACTGCAGACTCTGTTGAAGAAGTCCAGCCGCAATGCCAAGGAAACGGAACGCGTGAAGGCCTTGCTGAACGACTCCTTTAACTTCGAGGAACTGGCTCGCAAGTCCCTGGCTGCAGACGTATGGAAGGCTCAGGACGAAGCTTCCCAGAAGAAGTTCGTTGCTGAATTCCAGCGCATGGTCCGAAATTCCAGCGCCAAGCGTCTTGAAGTTTACCGCGCCGATTCTACCGTTTATGAACCTGCCAAGATGAAGGGTGACAAGGACGCTCGCGTGATTGCCCATCTGTGGAACAAGGGTAAGGAATCTGTCCTGGAATACAAGATGAGCCAGGTGGATGGTAACTGGAAGGCCTGGGACCTGGTCATCGACGACCTGTCTACAGCTCGTAACTACAAGGACCAGTTTGGCCAGATTCTCAAGAACAAGAGCTTTGCCGAACTGATTGACGTTATCAGCAAGAAGGCTGACGAAGCGGAGAAGTAA
- a CDS encoding pseudouridine synthase has product MPALTLERLIASIGFGSRKEARALIRAGMVEMDGEVVDNPFVEFKTRPEVITVNGEEVPTVEKLYIMMDKPLDVECSHNARDHQSIYDLLPDRFTAMGLQSVGRLDADSSGLILLSNQGDFIHKVESPKKGYLKKYRVTLAREFTAEQKAELLKGVMLKDERRPVLARELSEEQVTAADGTVQNTVVISIGEGLYHQVRRMFAAVGNHVMTLSREAIGPVAMDDTLGSGGWRFMTEEEVASLTK; this is encoded by the coding sequence ATGCCTGCACTGACTTTGGAACGACTGATTGCATCTATTGGCTTTGGCTCCCGTAAGGAAGCCCGCGCTCTGATTCGTGCCGGTATGGTGGAAATGGATGGCGAGGTAGTGGACAATCCGTTTGTGGAATTCAAGACTCGTCCCGAAGTCATTACCGTCAATGGCGAGGAAGTTCCTACGGTTGAAAAACTGTACATCATGATGGACAAGCCTCTTGATGTGGAATGTAGCCATAATGCTCGTGACCATCAGTCCATTTATGACCTGTTGCCGGATCGCTTTACGGCTATGGGCCTGCAGTCTGTAGGCCGCTTGGATGCAGACTCCTCCGGACTGATCTTGCTTTCCAATCAGGGCGATTTTATCCATAAGGTGGAAAGCCCCAAGAAAGGCTACCTGAAAAAGTATCGCGTGACTTTGGCCCGCGAATTCACTGCGGAGCAGAAGGCCGAACTTCTGAAGGGCGTGATGCTGAAGGACGAACGCCGCCCGGTGCTTGCCCGCGAACTTTCCGAGGAACAGGTGACTGCCGCGGACGGCACTGTGCAAAATACCGTGGTCATTTCCATCGGTGAAGGTTTGTACCATCAGGTGCGCCGCATGTTCGCCGCTGTCGGGAACCACGTGATGACCCTTTCCCGCGAAGCCATCGGCCCTGTGGCCATGGACGATACTTTGGGTAGCGGCGGCTGGCGCTTTATGACAGAAGAAGAAGTCGCGAGTTTGACGAAATAA
- a CDS encoding DUF4419 domain-containing protein, which yields MNKIVVIAALFFAAVSFADVSIKDPDVKPGSLNYKTMPVKPDRFHMGLYEIREPAAILSESYTESDVIDIRSGLIFHPFIAMVGEAFANHYSVEISPDDIWLLILDGTRIHVSANREALKKKFVLPKADTALVVRNDSLRVTSSAEEWDKTTFALFDSLGSKLPPKTMDAFNASFSTTTAIHANVAKAMILSVASEYYSYEFSTLCGIPEILVKGEKEDWILLKKKYNQLVKELNMGWWAKEVNPILDQFIAAYDGNIKMEFWRGIYKYLSAGENSGAIGGINGWLNRFFPYNAVNPWKGNKPKRRTDWKSPMKENDLPRGTSYITIRWKMSAETTSLNFQMGFMGVHLDKEHQRLKAVHGHALVMPSR from the coding sequence ATGAATAAAATTGTTGTTATAGCGGCACTGTTTTTTGCTGCGGTATCTTTTGCCGATGTGTCCATCAAGGATCCTGATGTAAAGCCGGGCTCTTTGAATTACAAGACAATGCCTGTAAAACCCGATAGGTTTCATATGGGCTTGTATGAGATTCGAGAGCCTGCTGCCATACTTTCCGAATCATATACCGAAAGTGATGTAATCGATATCCGGTCCGGGCTTATTTTCCATCCTTTTATCGCCATGGTGGGTGAAGCATTTGCAAATCATTACTCCGTTGAAATTTCTCCCGACGACATTTGGCTTTTGATTTTAGACGGGACCCGCATTCATGTTTCGGCTAACCGTGAAGCGTTAAAAAAGAAGTTTGTGCTGCCTAAGGCCGATACCGCATTGGTGGTACGAAATGATAGTCTTAGAGTAACCTCCTCTGCTGAGGAATGGGATAAAACCACTTTTGCACTTTTTGACTCGCTGGGTTCTAAGCTACCCCCAAAGACAATGGACGCTTTCAACGCAAGTTTCTCTACCACCACCGCCATTCATGCCAACGTGGCGAAGGCCATGATTCTTTCTGTGGCATCGGAGTATTATTCCTATGAATTTTCGACACTTTGCGGCATTCCCGAAATTCTTGTGAAGGGCGAAAAGGAAGACTGGATTTTACTGAAAAAGAAGTATAATCAACTGGTCAAGGAACTGAATATGGGCTGGTGGGCAAAGGAAGTCAATCCCATCCTAGACCAGTTTATTGCGGCCTACGACGGCAATATCAAAATGGAATTTTGGAGAGGCATCTACAAGTACCTTTCAGCTGGAGAGAACAGTGGAGCCATAGGTGGCATTAACGGTTGGCTCAATAGGTTTTTCCCCTATAATGCTGTGAATCCCTGGAAAGGAAACAAACCTAAAAGAAGAACCGACTGGAAGTCCCCTATGAAAGAAAATGATTTGCCGAGGGGAACCTCCTATATTACAATCCGATGGAAGATGTCTGCAGAGACAACTTCATTGAATTTCCAAATGGGATTTATGGGGGTCCATCTGGACAAGGAACATCAAAGGCTAAAGGCGGTACACGGACACGCCTTAGTAATGCCTTCACGATAA
- a CDS encoding HU family DNA-binding protein, whose amino-acid sequence MANITKQSLIQEIAKSTGFVRNDIKTVIEQFLDLVGEKLIEGNTIEIRGFGTFSCKPRKSRPARNPRTGETVMIEERMVPSFKFSNDIKDKINSLEAIVEGVNAKLESEDKDVMIAVKSDDSEVSAEEV is encoded by the coding sequence GTGGCAAATATAACTAAACAATCGCTTATTCAAGAAATCGCCAAGTCCACCGGATTTGTGCGTAACGATATCAAGACCGTCATCGAACAGTTCCTCGACCTGGTGGGCGAAAAACTGATCGAAGGCAACACTATCGAAATCCGTGGTTTCGGTACCTTCAGTTGCAAGCCCCGCAAGTCCCGTCCGGCCCGCAATCCCCGTACTGGCGAAACCGTCATGATCGAAGAACGCATGGTTCCTTCCTTCAAGTTCAGCAACGACATCAAGGACAAGATCAACTCCCTTGAAGCAATCGTCGAAGGCGTCAACGCCAAGCTGGAATCCGAAGACAAGGACGTGATGATCGCGGTCAAGTCCGACGATTCCGAAGTCTCCGCCGAAGAAGTCTAG
- a CDS encoding tRNA-dihydrouridine synthase: MLKDVESLKPAVKSFKLRDLEVFPNTILSPMDGVTDAPFRRLCRVLSGNRMGLLVSEFVPTNADEVFCLTGHKQLKFYPEEKPFGIQIFGCYPDKMAAAAKKIADGLHPDYIEVNAGCPAPKVAGKGSGSGLLRDLPRLQEILHDVRAALDTCEVNIPLTLKCRIGWDDESINVLETLKIAEGEGVELLVVHGRTRLQGYNGLANWDWIGKVATAARIPVVGNGDVNSVECALERINTYGVAGVSIGRGAMHNPWIFGQIADAWEGKPAHIITAEEALDVFSIYYKFLDEEGRTEMGAMGRLKQLAARLCKGFVDDLGDRGQGTGDSLSAAMEVRQTLLTAQTPEEFFERKEKLKNGIAKSLRYEPNRLVNLNGAKDNTLVFGNRYENR; the protein is encoded by the coding sequence ATGTTGAAAGATGTTGAAAGTTTAAAACCGGCTGTTAAGTCCTTCAAACTTAGGGACTTAGAAGTGTTCCCCAACACCATTTTGAGCCCCATGGACGGGGTGACGGACGCTCCTTTCCGCCGTTTGTGCCGAGTTTTGTCCGGAAACCGCATGGGACTGTTGGTATCTGAGTTCGTTCCTACCAATGCGGATGAGGTTTTCTGCCTTACAGGCCATAAACAGCTGAAATTCTACCCGGAAGAGAAGCCTTTTGGCATCCAGATTTTCGGCTGCTATCCCGATAAGATGGCTGCGGCGGCAAAAAAGATCGCTGACGGCCTCCATCCTGACTATATAGAGGTGAATGCGGGCTGTCCGGCCCCCAAGGTGGCGGGCAAGGGGAGCGGTTCCGGTTTGCTTCGGGATTTGCCCCGCCTGCAGGAGATTTTGCACGACGTGCGTGCTGCGCTGGATACTTGCGAAGTGAATATTCCGCTGACTCTCAAGTGCCGTATTGGCTGGGATGATGAGTCCATCAACGTCTTGGAAACCCTGAAAATTGCCGAGGGTGAAGGCGTGGAACTTCTGGTGGTTCACGGACGCACCCGCCTGCAGGGCTACAACGGCCTGGCCAACTGGGACTGGATCGGGAAGGTGGCTACTGCCGCTAGGATTCCCGTGGTAGGTAACGGCGACGTGAACAGCGTGGAATGCGCCCTGGAACGCATCAACACCTATGGCGTCGCTGGCGTGAGCATCGGCCGCGGTGCCATGCACAACCCCTGGATTTTCGGACAGATCGCCGACGCCTGGGAAGGTAAGCCCGCCCACATCATTACCGCCGAAGAGGCTCTGGACGTGTTCTCCATCTACTACAAGTTCCTGGATGAAGAAGGCCGCACGGAAATGGGTGCCATGGGCCGCCTAAAACAGCTGGCCGCACGACTTTGCAAAGGTTTTGTGGATGATTTAGGGGACAGGGGACAGGGGACAGGGGATAGTTTGTCTGCAGCCATGGAAGTCCGTCAGACTTTGCTCACCGCCCAGACTCCCGAGGAATTTTTCGAACGCAAGGAAAAGCTGAAAAATGGCATCGCCAAGAGCCTGCGCTACGAACCTAACCGCCTGGTAAATCTGAACGGCGCCAAGGATAACACCCTGGTTTTCGGAAATCGCTACGAGAATCGGTAA
- a CDS encoding glycoside hydrolase family 43 protein — MNKKIFLAATLVSVSSMVMSCGDDDSVNKNLDDDPTLEQPSDSLDQELPGDDSGDITNPEQPKDSLNPIQPKDSVSQEQPSDPLDKDDGIKNVAKYDIALTIEDIIVDWFGGGGEKDTTNNSFTYKQYANNYWDIHDLDTDVFTKVEIAFTKAVEYDNIDVIATYSDETKTTERISSGAKSFALTFEPGKTLVSLALVVSPNTPSDAATINFGKIIIRAKDSDGTVSKMPVKSPKLGVGNGNPILDFQYCADPTAIEHKGRLYVYGTNDHQQYEEGVSNTYEKIKTLVMMSTDDMVNWTYHGLIPVGEVAPWIMASWAPSIISKEQADGSTLFSLYFSNSGFGTGVIQAKSPVGPWTSPLSKSLIDGDHPVVKGSGSIFDPGAVIDDNGDGWLSFGNGQGWIAKLKPDLHSLDGDPVKLPSPFHFEANELNYINGKYVYTFNNNWDDHTPWDWGGEAPTACSMNYFTSTEPLNPDSWTYGGNYFKNMGENGMTYGNNHTHLHKYQDKWYLFYQAAILEASIGSHGGFRSILVDEIEVDEAKVVIKEAKPTYKGVKAIKNLDPYIVQQASTAAATLGIRYVQTEEPGHMVATIGTPSKDGPAPTEGIIEVRNVNFSSAKTLKALVKGKGSVTLRLDKRDGANVATVNSSASDWQELEAKCSGITSGVHTVYLIIKGDVQFDTWQFAN, encoded by the coding sequence ATGAATAAGAAAATCTTTCTTGCGGCAACGCTTGTGTCCGTTTCGTCCATGGTAATGTCATGCGGAGACGATGATTCCGTAAACAAGAACCTTGATGACGACCCCACTCTGGAACAGCCCAGCGACTCACTTGACCAGGAACTACCTGGAGATGATTCCGGTGATATTACTAATCCGGAACAGCCCAAGGATTCCCTCAATCCTATTCAGCCTAAGGACAGCGTCTCTCAAGAGCAGCCAAGCGACCCTCTCGACAAGGATGATGGCATAAAGAACGTGGCGAAGTACGATATCGCTCTCACTATTGAAGATATCATCGTGGACTGGTTTGGCGGCGGCGGCGAAAAGGACACAACTAACAATAGCTTTACCTACAAGCAATACGCCAACAACTATTGGGATATTCACGATCTGGATACGGACGTTTTCACAAAGGTTGAGATAGCTTTTACCAAGGCCGTCGAATACGACAATATTGACGTAATCGCAACCTACAGCGACGAAACCAAGACAACGGAAAGAATCTCTAGCGGTGCAAAAAGTTTTGCGTTGACCTTTGAACCGGGCAAAACTCTCGTTAGCTTGGCACTGGTCGTAAGCCCCAACACACCTAGTGATGCAGCGACCATTAATTTCGGTAAAATCATTATCCGCGCAAAGGACTCTGACGGCACAGTAAGCAAGATGCCAGTGAAGTCCCCAAAACTGGGCGTGGGCAATGGCAACCCTATTCTGGATTTCCAGTACTGCGCAGACCCGACCGCCATTGAACACAAGGGACGCCTCTATGTGTATGGAACCAATGACCATCAGCAGTACGAAGAAGGCGTCAGCAATACTTACGAGAAGATCAAAACTTTGGTAATGATGTCCACCGACGATATGGTCAACTGGACTTACCACGGGTTGATTCCTGTCGGCGAGGTGGCTCCCTGGATTATGGCTTCATGGGCACCAAGCATCATCAGCAAGGAACAGGCCGATGGCAGCACCCTCTTCTCCCTCTATTTCTCCAATAGCGGTTTTGGCACCGGTGTTATCCAGGCAAAGTCTCCGGTAGGCCCGTGGACATCTCCTTTGAGCAAGAGCCTTATCGATGGCGACCATCCTGTTGTAAAGGGCAGCGGCTCCATATTTGACCCAGGTGCAGTAATTGACGACAATGGTGATGGATGGCTTTCGTTTGGTAATGGTCAAGGCTGGATCGCCAAGCTCAAACCAGATCTGCACTCTCTCGATGGGGATCCGGTCAAGCTTCCGTCCCCGTTCCATTTCGAGGCTAATGAGCTCAATTATATTAACGGCAAGTACGTGTACACCTTCAACAACAACTGGGATGACCATACGCCCTGGGATTGGGGTGGCGAGGCGCCAACTGCCTGCAGCATGAATTACTTTACCAGCACCGAGCCGCTGAATCCCGATTCCTGGACCTACGGCGGAAACTACTTCAAGAACATGGGTGAAAATGGCATGACCTACGGCAACAACCACACCCATCTCCATAAGTATCAGGACAAGTGGTATCTGTTCTATCAGGCAGCAATTCTTGAGGCTTCCATCGGTTCCCATGGCGGTTTCCGCAGCATCTTGGTTGACGAAATCGAGGTGGACGAAGCAAAGGTTGTCATCAAGGAAGCTAAGCCGACTTACAAGGGCGTAAAGGCTATCAAGAATCTTGACCCCTATATTGTGCAGCAGGCATCAACAGCTGCGGCTACCTTGGGCATTCGCTACGTACAGACAGAGGAACCGGGCCACATGGTGGCTACAATCGGTACTCCCAGCAAGGACGGTCCCGCACCTACAGAAGGCATCATCGAAGTTCGTAATGTAAATTTCAGCAGTGCAAAAACTCTGAAGGCTTTGGTGAAGGGCAAGGGTTCTGTAACTCTCCGTCTTGATAAACGGGATGGTGCAAACGTTGCCACAGTCAACAGTTCTGCAAGCGACTGGCAGGAACTGGAAGCAAAGTGCAGTGGCATAACAAGCGGCGTTCACACCGTCTACTTGATAATCAAGGGTGATGTGCAGTTCGATACCTGGCAGTTCGCGAACTAG